AAAAATCCAAACCAACAGCTGGAAAAACAGCACATGGGTAATATGCACTCTAAGTATCCCCTTACTTGGATGCAGTGTTGGAACGTGCTGCCCAAGCCTGTCATCTTTCAGCATGTGTAGGAGCGTTGTTTTACCGGCATTGTCCAGGCCCAGGAAAACTAGCTTCCCACTCTTTTTGTAAAGACCTGAAAGGATTCAGaagatttcttattttattccACTTCAGGCTGCACTGCACTAGAAACGTCTTTACAAACAACATCATACACGTACACATAACATAGATGTAATGTCACAATTCATTTTGAGATCAGCTACTACACATAATATACTATACcattttttaataaagcacttttaaaaacaacaacagggcTGCCCGAAGATCATTACAATAACaccaaacataaaacacaaacacaggccaGAGGGAAAtgatacagagacacacaaaagcTGTAGAAGTTAAACAATAAAGGAGTACATAAAAAGTAGTCAACATCTCACATTGGGTCGAAGGCCAGGGAGtaatagtgtgtttttaaacgagttttaaaaaacagcaggtGAAGAAGCCTGCGTAACATGCAATGGCAAATCCTTCCACAATTTTAGAGCTGCAACTGCAAAAGCTCTATCACCTCTGAGTTTGCTGGTCTGCTGACCTCAGAGAATGAGACGGGACATGTGGGTGAAACAGCGCAGACAAATAAAAAGGGGCACGACCATTAAGggacttaaaaacaaataaaaggattttaaaatggatTTGTGGACATGCCCTCGCTAAAAAAtcgagcagctgcattttgcacCAGCTGGAGGCGAGCAATAGGAGGCCTGGCTAACTCCAATATATAGTATATTGTAGTCACTGGGAtatgatgtttttaaaaagcatgtaTTACTGTTTCAAAGTTGTAGAAGGCTGACAGAAAAGGCTTGATTTTTGACAGCAGCCTCAACTGAAAAAAGCGGGATTTTACCATTGTGTTTACATGAGCTTTACAGTAGGATCCATTTTCACACCTAAGTTTGTGATTATAGATTTCTCGTATGGGGCCAGATAGGAAAGTTTGATGCAGGGGCACTGTTGGTGACACTGGGTCTAAATAGcacaacttttgttttgttctcattAAAATTTAGTGCTATCTATCCCCTAATGTCAATAAGGCAATCAAAGAGAGGCTGGACAGAGCATGCAACATTGTGCTTCAATGGAAAATAAACTTGACAGTCGTTCCCCGCCAACCTGGAGATGAGGATCTCATGATTCACATTCACCACAGTGCTGTGGTGAGTTTTAAACCCAAACTGGAACACTTAAAGAATTGCATGCCCAGGTTTGTAAGGATTTGATtgttataaaaaataatttccaaaGCTATCTATATGTTGAAAATCTTGCTACTACAGGCAGTTTATATAAGCTTCAACCAGATTGATTAACTGGTCTAGGAGAAGTTAGGGAACAGACATATGCATATGCTATGATCATTATAGTAACATGTCAGTGCCAGAACAAAATGCACCAAGCTTAGGATGGGTGTACTTTTCTGGTACATCATTTCAGAGCAGCAGACAGTACTCACCTAAGAACTGTAAAATACTACTAAACCCCCTGTAGATCCAGTCAAATAAAAATGACATCCTGACAGCATGCAcctaaaacaagaaacaaagcaGTTTACtagacaaaataaaatatgaaaagcaTAGAGATGCCAGCATTATGATGCAatgtttacatattttcttaaGAGCATAGTGGGTTTGATTTGTTTATCTACAGTGGACTGGAGACTCCAAGCTTATCGATTTCTTTAAGCAATGTTTCCACATAGCAAAGAAATGATGTAAAACTAATGCTAGTGGAGTGGTTATAAGGGAGCCTATAAGGATTCTGACCTACACAGAATCAATAATGGcatcaattaaattttataaaCATACATCAACATTTATGTAAGTAACTCCCAATACAATTTTTAAGCAAAGTAGTATTTATTGCAGGATTTCTGATTTGCAGAGAAACATATCTTCTAACAGATGCCATTTTGGCTTGTCACACTGAGTCATCATACCTAAAATTTGGCAAGTAATAATGTCTGCGAGAGccgtgccaaaaagtgattgtctgccaagTCTAATATCTTTACTTTTATTGGTAGTCAACAGGATTTACAAAGGAAATATATATCAAATAAAGAAATTTTGCAAGTGTCTTTATGACTTTGCTTTTATTATACCTATTTTGTGTTCTACACTGTGCTCAATCCAGACCTTTTTGGCCACTTAAAAGATCTGTATACAACTGTTTTTGTTAGCATTTTAGCAATTTATGCTGTCCTCGTGTTCAAATTGTccttgaaaaatacatttttcaatgtCAATTAgattttttacctggataaataaaaaacatcatATAAAGTGACTTTGCCAAAagctgattgcagcttctaccatGTGACAGGAATTTTTCTGGTTCAAAATTACTTGATATCATTCATTAGAGATATGTTTAACCATTATTATAGGTTAACAAGTCACTTAAAACAGTTGATCCCTTTTCGGCACTGGTCGAAATGAGTCTACAGCTCATAACATGAGGCATCGATAGGGTTTTTTCATATCTGTGACATAACAAACTGTTATCTCCTTCACCTACAGGTGTAGCAAGGCAACTAACGGCGATGCTACCCATCTGTACCTAATGAAATAATTACAAAGACTAATTGTTAGATCTGACTTAATGTTTCACCATGAATTGAAAGCAGAAACAGTGCTgcagttttaaaggacaccGCAGTATTTAGCTTTCTGCTTCGGCGAGTCTTGTGAAAGATTACCCTGGTCAGCTAGTTAGCATTGACATTGTTAGCCCCGGCTCTTTCTAGAATTTGACCACAAGTGGGTCAAGACACTGTTTAAGAAACGAAAAACCGCGAGTGAAACCCAACATAAGAGACAGCAACACCAGAACAGGCTGTTTCGCAATGACTTGTTAAATAAAAACGACAGTACTCTCTGAGTTTAGCTCGCTTACCTGCAGCACTGACAAGCTGACAGTTCTCGGTAGTATCACTGGTCTCCTTGGAAACAGTCAATCAGgggcctcctcttcttcctcgtgCTTTAGAGTTTACCTCATAACTTGCATTGGTGCCCCCTCCCGTCGACCAGACGCAACCGATGCTGCAAAGTGTGCTATTAATGTGTCCTGCGCTGTGAAAAGGTTACCATTCTAAAAATTTCAGAAGTTTTTGTCAGTACTTTCACTTCTTCTGTTCTATACTTATACTGAACTAAGAAGAAATTATGGTATTTATACTCCAATACCTTTATTTGGTAGCTGTTGCAGCTTGTTCCTTTACTCATAAAGCAAGACTTTACGAGTAAGACTCTACCCATAAATACTGTGCTTGTAAAGTCTGCTTCGCTCCAGTCTCAATGAATAATTTATAGCTCAATAAAACTCTAATCTTTCGTCCTGGAGTATGTTCAAAGAAGAACCCAAGAACCCAAAGCAGggcttaaaaatgaaaaaagaagctgatgtatgttattatacatttattacttctacaTGTCGTTAACAGCTCTTCTTCCCCTCTCACATGATTTTATTCAATAATAGTTTGAGTAAAAGAATGTTTGAAGGTTCGCAGGCTCTTGAAAGCAGGGCTTTTTCTTTACAAACTGTGCAAACGTTTtgcagactttcacaataagGTGATATCTGTTGTATTGCTCATTTTTAAGGGGTCTGCTTCTCGTTTGGGGTGCAAGAGCTCCCGGGTTCAGATATGCACTTGTTCTAGCAAAAGCAGGACACAGCCAGAGGTAGTCTTTGAATATCTTGAccatattataatattatataaacTATATTTAGTGTTTCAACATATCTGATTTAAGTTACACATACATTATGCACTAGGGCCTCTATTACTTGATCGTTTAGGAGCACCCTTTAATTGCAAGTATAGTTTCTAACCACATTGTAAATGCCTTCAGTTCTTATTGGAACTGACTGTTTAATTGCACgctgcagaaaaaaacagcatgagACCTTTTCACTCACAGCTAAAGGCTTTAATAGGAAGTcatttataatcttaaacagGTATTACGTCTTAGGAACGGTACATACATCATGTAGTAGAATCGCCAATATTGTCATATAACCCAATGAATTATTGAATGTAAGACTGTAAAGGAATGGGTTTATATGCCTTTTCTTTCCGTCTGTCTTATCAAATGCTGTTATCCACTTTAGAGCCACATTCTTTCGATAAGCACAGGTATAAATGATAATGACAATATAATTATTGTGTTGACATGGTTTAATATAGTGTttatttttcaaagtaaaatcaaATTGTATTAATTTCCCATTAagttaaataacaaaaaataatgagAGCTTTCATGTGACCTGGATAAAAAACCCCCCCCCACATCAGCCAATGAAGGTTGAACAACCAAGCAAGTAAATGTTATATGAAGTAACCAAGACACATCAAATCCACAGGAGTCAAGGAAGGAGGGATGTGGGAAGACttcacatatttcctgtttccacCCAGGCTGTATCTTCTCACTGGTCATAGTAGAACCATTTGTcaactgaaaaaagtaaaacataagATTTAAGTTCCATGAAGCAACAATACAGAGTTGCTGCAAATATCTATAAACACCCACCTGAACTTGGAATAGGTTCTTCATCTCCAAAAGCACATGCCTGCAGGAGTGAAATGATTAAATGGTGATATATTTATTTGCTTAACTAATCACCTTTAAAGTTCATGAGGAATACATGTGCATGTCATTAATAGACTAATTAAATGCTGCCAAGTTCTCAGGGcctattttctgttttacaggAAGCCATTAGATGCTGGTTTCTTTTTGATCTCAAAAACATTACTCTTATAGAGAGCAGCTGGAGTGAAATGAAAGAAACCGCCTTTAGCATTTCTGTGTTTCCAGTTTCTTCACTAATCAAATAGGAAGGTATGACTGCTaacatgaatttaaaaataaaatggactTACAGATTTAACTACTGCCTCGGCATCcccagcagagcagcagaacGGACTATCTGAAACGCTGGTGTTCATGCTAATCAAAGAAAGGAAGACTTTTTTAAATTGAGCAATTTTCTGCCTATACACATGTCTTTCTCACCCCAAAAAGTGCACATATTTATAGTGTTTACCTACTGTTTTACTTGCGCTAAGAAACACATTACCAAAGCagctacagtgctgtgaaaaagtatttgcccccttccttGTTTCTTATTTAGGTAAGTCTGGGAAGCATGTTCctgttaataaataaaattgtttaaaaactgcattttgcagTCCCTCGGTTTGACTAATATTAAAGTTTGTTTGAtgaagaaatcaggaaggggggcAAATGCTGTTTCACAACACTGtacattatattttattgtcTTCCTGCTCTATCATCTATGCAATGCAAATCATTGGCTGGAGAAAATTAGGGCAGGAAGTGCCTCTAATAGCATCTGTCACATAATGTTGCTGAGCTTTATATTTgcacaaagcattttttttcttcaaattaaTCAACTTGTTTACCAGTTTAACTCGCCGGCATTGGTCATCTTAGCAATCAGTGCCTTCCAAAACTCATTTGTGCTCTTCACTGTTTCAATGGCAAAGTCCTGGAGAAtacaaaagaaatacaaaatcaAAGCAACATCCCCAGCTATATGTCTCTAAACTGAAAATGTAATCATGTATGTATTGGGACAGATTCAGTATAGCTAAAAATATAATATCAGAAGTGTAGTCAGATGTCAAACCAAGACCTAGCCTAAAATGCTGAACGCTGTACCCGGTCCTTGAACTCTCCGTTAAAAGCAAACTGATTTTCAGGTTTCCCGTCTGGTACTTTGTATCTTTTAAACCAATCAACAGTTGCCTCCAGATATCCGGGCTTAAGTCGCCTCACATCATCAATATCTGCATGAAATGGAGAAAATTTAATTCCAAAAAGTTCGCAGAGTCTTCGCATATTTTCCAGCAACATAAACAACTTTGATTTTTAAGTTATCCCTACTGTTAAAACTGCCAGCTTCTGGGTCCTCAGTATTGATCACTATGACCTTCCAGTCTGTTTCACCCTCATCGATCAAAGCCAGAGTTCCCAACACCTTCACTTTGATTACTTCTCCTCGAGAGCACACCTGAGGATTAAAGATACTGTTttggaaaagctgcaaaaagcaCCATTTCAGTAAGTCTCTTCAGTCAGACTTGTTCCAGTACCTTATTTCCTATGTCACATATATCGATGGGATCATTGTCTCCACAGCATCCTGTGTCGCTGTCCTTGTGGTTGGGGTCTTCCCATGTCTGTTAAGGAGAAGAGTATGGGGTTAATTGAACAGAGGCATGGCCTAGTTTCCTGCTGTACATATAACATCTGAGTGGGACTCGCCTGCGGTATAGCTCCATAATTCCAGATATAACCTTTGTGGGGAAACACATTTGCTACATAACGAAGATTGCCCTTCTTCACGTCTTGCTTCAGTGGATTGAGAGGATCTTTAGTGGCAATCTGTGAAACAAAGACATTAAGTACAAAACTAAAAATAGAAGGAAGCACTGACTTAGATTGTAGTCACTACATTACCACAAATATGGGCGTGATCTTAGAAAGCAACAAATACATATTTTTGCAAGATATGTTATGTACCTCCATCTTTGCATTTGTCCACCTTGGAACTTCAACAATGGCATGaaaaatattctaaaagtgGTAAGAGACATAGCTTTGTTACTGTTGTACCTGATGATGAATTCTCCTAGTGGCTTATTGTGCTACTTATAGACTGGCATAATGGTTATCTAAGGAAGGATACAGATCATTGCACCTATGTCTAAGGAGTTTGAAGAGAAACCCAGCAGCTACCACAGTTTTTGGTATCTACTCGATGATTTGTCTAAATAGTCAAAATAGTCAAAATAAGGAcatatgtattttaaaaaatgcaaataaattaaTCTGCAAGACAAAATACGGCACAATCAGCAGGTTTTCAATGATATAAGTTCTTCTCTAATATCCCAAAAGACTAACAGCCACACATGATGCTCACCTCTGCTTCATTTGCATAGATGGGTACATCGTGAAAGGGAGAGATGTATTTGCCCTCAGAGTTTTCTATGAAAAGAATTACACAGTTTCATCTCCCTAGTCAAATAAATAATATGGCAACTTTACATCTATTTAACACTAGTGCTCTTGTGATACCGCTACACGTTATGCAAGCAGCTATTACACTATACAGAATCCATAAAGGAATGATTTCCCACAATTAGTCAAACTAGTTCATTCAAAGAGCTGTGCTTACTGAAATAAACCCTGTACTCCTGGGTGTTCGGCCTGCCCTTCTCCTCGATGGTAAAGCTCATGTCTGCTGTTGGTTTAAACCCCTCCAAGTGTGGTCTGTTCACTAATTCAGCAGGACTAAGAAGCTCCCGGCAGACAGGCAGTCATGTAAGACAGGGGAGCAGACATGCGCACTTCTTAAGCCTATGGGGTTAGAACCCAGACAACTACCTGTATTTGACAATGGGGTTGCTGTGGGAAAGGTGTAAACACCTGGTGACAGAACCATGCTGGCTTCTGCCTCTTCCTGTATGGCTGCTGTGCTCAAATCACATCTAGCACTGGCATCTGTAGCTTACAAAAGTAACCCGTGTGAAGCAGAGTTGCTCAGAATAGTAATCAGCAACTAATCCTTTCTGTTACCACTTCTCCGTGGCTGCCACATGCATTCTGCAGCACAGACGTGAAGTTTCTGCCTTCTCTGTGTGTGAAGtgatttgttttccatttcccCGTTACAAGCTGTGGCTCCCGAGAGTtctt
The Oreochromis aureus strain Israel breed Guangdong linkage group 8, ZZ_aureus, whole genome shotgun sequence DNA segment above includes these coding regions:
- the ppa1a gene encoding inorganic pyrophosphatase 2, mitochondrial — encoded protein: MSFTIEEKGRPNTQEYRVYFKNSEGKYISPFHDVPIYANEAENIFHAIVEVPRWTNAKMEIATKDPLNPLKQDVKKGNLRYVANVFPHKGYIWNYGAIPQTWEDPNHKDSDTGCCGDNDPIDICDIGNKVCSRGEVIKVKVLGTLALIDEGETDWKVIVINTEDPEAGSFNNIDDVRRLKPGYLEATVDWFKRYKVPDGKPENQFAFNGEFKDRDFAIETVKSTNEFWKALIAKMTNAGELNCMNTSVSDSPFCCSAGDAEAVVKSACAFGDEEPIPSSVDKWFYYDQ